In Streptomyces sclerotialus, the DNA window TTGCCGCCGCGGGGTTGCTCCTCGCCGCCTGTGGCGGCAACGACGACATGAGCGGCATGGATCACGGGAGCAAGAGCCCCTCGGCGAGTGTCACCTCCGGGAGCAACCCGGCACCGGGCGCGTTCAACGACGCGGACGTGATGTTCGCGCAGATGATGATCCCCCATCACGAGCAGGCCGTGAAGATGTCGCAGCTCGCCGACGGCCGAGCCAAGGACGCCGAGGTCAAGGACCTCGCCGGGGAGATCGAGAAGGCCCAGGGCCCCGAGATCGAGAAGATGAAGTCCTGGCTCAAGGCGTGGGGCGAGCCCACGTCGCCCAGCGGCGGCATGGATCACAGCGGCATGCCCGGGATGGACCACGGCTCCGGGAGCTCCGAGGGCTCCGGCATGTCCGGGATGATGTCCGACAAGGACATGAAGGAGCTCAAGGCCGCCAAGGGCACGGACTTCGACAAGATGTTCGCCAAGATGATGATCGACCACCACAACGGTGCGATCGACATGGCCAAGGACGAGCAGAAGAACGGCAAGAACACCACGGCGAAGAAGCTCGCCGGTGACGTGGTCAAGGCCCAGTCCACCGAGGTCGACCAGCTGAACAAGATCCTCGACCGGCTCTGACCAAGCGGTTCACGAGTCGACCGCGGGCCTCTGCAGAGACGGCCCGCGGTCGACCCGTCGCTCTTGCCATCAGCTCCGCCGACACCGGCCCATCGCCCCTGCCGACACCGGTTCGCCGCACATCGACCCGGTGCGGCCACACGATCATCAGGACCCTCCCATGAACATGCGCCCGAACAAGCGCCCTGTTGCCCTGGCCGCATTCGCTGCGGCTCTCGCGCTCACCCTCAGCGCCTGCTCCGACGACAGCGCTGACAGCGGCGGAGACGAGCCCTCCGCCACCGTGATCAGCCACATCCACGGCCTCGGCATCGACCCGGCCGACGGCAAGCTCCACGTCGCCACTCACCAAGGCATCTACACCCCGGGCAAGGACGGTGCCCCGCAACTCGTCGGCGACCGCAAGGACGACTTCATGGGCTTCACCGTGACCAAGGCCGGCACCTTCGTGGCCAGCGGTCATCCGGCCCCCGGAGACGACGCACCCGGCAACCTCGGCCTCATCGAGAGCACCGATGCCGGCAAGACCTGGAAGGACACGTCGCTCAGCGGCGACGTCGACTTCCACGCCCTCGACTACGCCGACGGCACCCTCTACGGCTACGACAGCATGAGCGGCCTCCTGCGTGCCAGCAAGGACGGCGTGAACTGGGAGAAGCGCGGCACCCTTCAGGCCCTCGACATCGCGGTTGCTCCCAAGGACACCGACACGGTCCTGGCCACCACGGAGCAGGGGGTGGCCAGGAGCACCGACGGCGGTAAGACCTTCCGCCATGGCAAGGCCCCCGTCATGGCGTTCGTGTCCTGGCCCGCCCCGGACACCCTGTACGGCATCGACCCCTCCGGTGCGCTCAGCCTCAGCCGTGATGAGGGCCGCTCCTGGAAGAAGGTCTCGACGGTCCCCGGCGGGCAGCCGCAGGCTCTCACCGCCGTCGACGCCAAGCACGTCGTCGCCGCCACCCAGAGCGGGGTCCACGAATCGAAGGACGGCGGTGAAACCTTCACCAGGCGTCTCGCCGTGGTATCCGGCGGCGATCACTGACAGGTCCTGCTGCCGCGGCGTGGTTCAGCCGCCGCGGCAGCGCCTTACCCGCCGTTGTGCTCTGGGGCGACGGAACCTTCGAGCGCTTCGGTGATGTGGGCGATGGCGTTCTCCCGGGTCGCCTGTGGGCCTGGACGGAGGCGGAGTCTCCAGCACGGGTACTTCCGGAGGAACCACCAAGTGCCGACCGGGCCGTTGCGCAAGGCGGACACAAGGCAGGTGCGGAAGGTTTGTGTTGCGGTCGAGTAGTCGGTGCCGGGACCTCCGCGTCCTGGGCGGCCCGCTGACCGGCACGGAAGACATGGAGAAACTCGAGAAGTCCTCTGGGCAGGACTCCGACGCCATGTTCCTGACCATGACGATCGGGCACCGAGGGTGCGGTGAGGATGGCCGACCGAGTCGGGCACTTGCATCGGTTTTCGACGTTGGTCGGTGCGGTCATCCGTGTGGTTACCAGTCACAGGCATGGCGCGGGGCAGTGCGGCGGAGAGGGCGCCGGACTTCTCCGCCAAGCCGGTGCGACCGGGCCGGCAGATCGGCCGTGTGGCCCGCGGTGGGCTCCGAGCCGGCACCGGGTCCGAGCCGGATCGGAGTTCAGCGCGGGCCGCCTCCCTGATCGGCACCGTTCGCCGGTGGCGGCTGGGTGATGCGCCGGCGGCGCAGGCGGGAGGCGTTGGTGACCACCGACAGCGAGGAGAGCGCCATCGCGGCGGCGGCGAGGATCGGGCTGAGGCGAATCCCCCACAGCGGGTAGAGGGCACCGGCGGCGACGGGTACGCCGACGGCGTTGTAGGCGAGCGCGAAGAACAGATTCTGGCGAATGTTGCGCATGGTGGCGCGCGACAGCCGGACGGCGGTGACCACGCCGGTCAACGAGCCGGAGATGAGGGTGATGTCGGCGGCTTCAACGGCGACGTCGGTCCCGGTGCCGATGGCGAGGCCGACATCGGCGGCGGCCAGCGCCGGGGCGTCGTTGATGCCGTCGCCGACCATGCCCACCGTACGGCCCTCGCGCTGCAGCCGGCGGATCTCGTCCGCCTTGTGCTGTGGCAGCACCTCGGCCAGCACGTGTGCCACGCCCACCTGCCGGGCGATGGCCTCGGCGGTGCGAGCGGTGTCACCGGTGAGGATGACGACCTCCAGGCCGAGCCGGCGCAGTGCGGCGATGGCCGCGGCGGAGTCCTCCTTGACGGTGTCGGCCACGGCCAGCACTCCGGCCGGTGTGCCGTCGACAGCGGCGAACACCGGAGTCTTGCCCTGGGCCGACAGGCCGCTGGCGACGGGGGCGAGGCCGCCAGGGGCGATCCCGGCGTCGCCGAGCAGTCGGGCGGTGCCGACCAGGACGGTACGGCCGTCCACCGTGGCCTTGACCCCTTTGCCGGTGACGGAGTCGAACCCGTCGGCCTCGGGCAGGGCCAGGCCCCGCTGCCGTGCACCGGCGACGATCGCCGTCGCGAGGGGGTGCTCACTCATCTCCTCGACCGCGGCGACCAGCGCCAGCAATTCGTCCTTCCCGAAGCCGTCGACGGGGTGCACATCGGTGAGCGCGGGGGTCCCTGCGGTGACGGTGCCGGTCTTGTCCAGGACCACGGTGTCCAGCTTGTGGGCGGTCTCCAGCGCCTCGGCGGAGCGGATGAGGATGCCGGCGCGGGCGCCCTTCCCGGTGCCGACCATCACCGACAGCGGTGTGGCGAGTCCGAGCGCACACGGACAGGCGATGATCAGCACCGCGACGGCGGAGACCAGCGCGAGGGTCAGGGCCGGCGGCGGGCCGAGGGTGTACCAGAGAGCGAAAGCAGCGACGGCGATGGCGATCACGACGGGCACGAAGTAGCCGGACACGGCGTCGGCGAGCCGCTGGATGGGAGCTTTGGACGCCTGCGCCTGCCGCACGAGGCGGATGATCTGGGCCAGCATCGTGTCGGCACCGACCTTGCTCGCGCGCACGCGCAGCGCACCGCTGCCGTTGACGGTCGCGCCGATGACGGTGTCCCCGGCGCGCTTGATGACCGGCATCGGCTCGCCGGTGACCATCGACTCGTCCACCGGCGAGGACCCGGAGAGCACGGCGGCGACGACCGGCACCTTCTCACCGGGCCGGATCACCAGTTCGTCGCCGACCACGACGTCCTCGACCGGAATCTCCTCCTGGGTACCGTCACGGACCACCCGGGCGGTGCGGGCCTGCAGCCCCAGCAGGGCGCGGATCGCCTCACCGGTACCGGCCTCGGCACGGGCCTCCAGCAACCGGCCCAACAGGATCAGGGTGAGGATCACCCCGACCGCCTCGAAAGTACACCTTACGCACCTCGCTCGGCAGCAGCCCGGGGGCGAGGGTGACCAGCAGGCTGTATCCGTACGCGGCCGATGTGCCAAGCGTGATGAGGGAGTTCATGTCGGCGCCGCGATGCCGTAGGGCCAGCCAGCCGGTCGAGTGGATCGGCCGGCCGGTGTAGAACATCACCGGGGTGATCAGCGCCAGCTGCAGCCAGTGGTTCAGCAGCCAACCGGGCACCCAGTCGGCACCGAACAGCTCGTGCGTCATGACGGCGAAGAGCACCGGCAGCGTCAGCACCGCTCCCATGGTGACCCGACGGCCCAGGTCTTGGATCTCGGCACGGCGCTCGGCGGCTTCCGCCGCCTCCGCCTGGGCCGCGTTCTCGCCGCCCGAGGGCCGGTCCGGCGTACGGTCCCCGGCGAGGACCCGGTCCCCGCCACCGCCGGCAACGGCCCCTGGTGGCGTCCGGTACCGGTTCAGGTGCAGGCGCCGGCGCTCGTGCTGTCGATTCCGGTTCGACCAGCAGCGTGCCGTGGACCATGTTCATTCCGCACGCGAAGCCGTAGGACCCCGCCGTATCGGGACTCAGGCGCACGGTGGTGCGCTCGTACGCGGGCAGCCCCGCGCTCACGCGCAGGTCGGGGAAGACCACCCGGGAGGTGCACTCCCCGGACTCCTGCCGGTCGAAGACCAGCTCCACCGGCATTCCCTGCCGGACGCGGATGAGATCGGGGCGGTAACCGCCCCGCACGGTCACGGCCACGCGCTGCACCCCGCCCGCCACCAGAGCTGTGTGGGCAGGGCGCGGTCCGAAGAAGAACCATGCCAGGCCGGCGACCGCGCCGACCGCAGCGGCAACGACGACAAGATCGGGGACACTCACGGCGACCGCCTCCCTGCGTGGCTGCCCATCCTCGTCCGCCGCTACCCCTACCTGGCAGGGGCCGAACGGCCTGGCACTCAGGACCGCTCAGGCCCTGGGCGCGCGCCCGCGCGTAAGAGACCGTGAGTGGCAAGAGCCCCGTCCACCGGCAGCAGGCCGGAACGAGGCGCTCGTGCTCCGGAGGAGGTGGCACACCATGATGTTCTGGTACGACCACAACGTCAGCGGGTGGGGCTGGTTCGCGATGTCGGCCGGCATGCTGGTCTTCTGGGCAGTGATCATCACAGTCGCTGTCCTGGCCATCCGCGCTCTCAGTCGGCCGCACGAGCACACACATGCCCCCGCTGCCCCTTCGCCCGAACAGCTGCTCGCCGAGCGGTTCGCCCGCGGCGAGATAGATGAAGAGCAGTACCAACGCAGCCTGGCCACGCTGCGTTCCGGGCACGCCGGCGGCCCCTTCACCAAAACCTGACCACGGAGCCGGACGCAAGGCCCACAGGTCCCCGGACCAGCCGCCCTTGCGCAGAGGAGGCCCACGATGGAGGCCCACGATGGAGGCCCACGATGCAGAACAAGAAGCCCTACGGCTTGTACGCAATCGCACTCGCCATCTTCATGGTCGGAGCCCTCGCTCTCGGCGTGCCCGCAAGCACACTCGCAGTGTTGGCCATCGTCCTGGTCTGCCCGCTGATGATGCTGCTCATGATGCGCGGCATGCACGGCCATCAGGACCAGGGCGGCAGCTCCCGCAACGTCGACCGAGACCGGAGCGATCCGCTGGGTGAATCCGACCGGCGGCACCAGCGCCCCGAAGCCAGGCGTCCGTAGCGACCGCAGGGTCCAGGCATCTGTAACGACCGCAGGCGAGCGTCCGGCAGCCCTCCGGCAGCCCTCCCGTGAGAGATCAGCGAGCGATCTTCATCGGCATCGCGCATCGCCCGGGCGCCGCCGGTCCGCGGCTCGTTCGAGGAGGACATGATGGCCGATGCCGCATACGGGCTGTGGCCTCTGGTGGTGTTCAACACCCTGCTGTTCGTGGTGTTCGCGGCCGGCTTCTTCCACCCGAAGACCAGGCGGGACTGGCGGGCCATGGGCGCCTACACCGCCTTTCTGGCGGCACTGTTCACCGAGATGTACGGCACTCCGCTGACCATCTACCTGCTGGGCAGCTGGCTCGGCAACCGTTTCCCGCTCCTTGAGGACACACACGCCGGCGGACACCTGTGGAACGACCTGGTCGGCTGGACCGGCGACCCCCACCTGAGCCCCTTCCACCTGGCCAGCTATGTCGCGATCGGCGGCGGATTCTGGCTGATCGCCGCCTCCTGGAAAGTACTGCACACCGCCGCCCGGAATGGCGAACTGGCCACCACCGGCCCGTACGCCAAGGTCCGGCACCCCCAGTACGACGGCTTCCTGCTCATCATGACCGGCTTCCTGCTGCAGTGGCCCACCATCCCCACCCTGATCATGTTCCCGGTCCTCGTCGGCGTTTACCTCCGGTTGGCCCGCAACGAGGAACGTGAGGTGGCACGGCGATTCGGTGAAGAGTGGAGCGCCTACGCCGCACGCACCCCCGCCTTCTGGCCCAGGCGGCTCCGCACAGCGCCCACGCCCCGGCACCCGGACATCCCCGGAACGCACATCCCCCACCCGCCGACCGGCCGCAGGTGACCGCACGTGTTCCCGGCGCACCGCACCTGCGCTACAGCGGCGTGGCCCTGGCCTACAACCTCGCGGGCGCGCTGACGGGCTTCCTGCCCTTCCTCGCCACCGCCCTCCTGGACGCTGCCGGCGGCGCCACCTCCTGGCCCGCGGCCGTTCTCCTGATGGCCATCGCCCTGCTCACCGCGCTGGGCGGCCTCCTGGGCGAACGCCTCCGCGTACGCGACAACGTGACCACCGACTCGTCATCCGCTTCCTGACTCGGTGTCCCTGATCCGGTGCTCCTGACCTGGTGTTCCTGACACGGTGCCTGCCTGGGGCCGCCGCGCCGGCGGGGTCAGGCAGGCGGAAGTCCTGGTTTCTGCACCACCCGTGCCCCCCCGCCACCCCCCCGCCACCGGGCGGGGTCCGGCTGCCGACCCCGCCCTCGTACCCGGCTAGTGTGGATCGAGATCAAGCTGGCAGGCGCAGTGTGAAACGGGGGCGGAGTGCGGGCAACACACGCGGACAAGCAGGTGATCGACGAGACCGTCGGCGCGGTCAACGGCCTGACAACACGATGGGCGGAGACGGTCGCGAGCGGCACGGTGCTCTCCGCGGCCGGTGTGTGGCCGCTGCTCGCCTTCCTCGCCGACGGCGCGAGCGGCACGGCGCGCGACCAGTTGGCGGAGGCCGTCGGTCTGCCCGCCGACCGTGCGGCACACACCGCGCGGACGTTCCTTGTCGCGCTCGACGAACTCCGGGGAGTGGACGCGGCGCTGGGGCTGTGGACCAGCCGGAAGCTGAAGGCGCGAGCGGAATGGCTCGCGGGGCTGCCGCCGCACGCCCACCGCAACTTGACCGGTTGGCTCAGGTCCGACCGGAAGGCGCTCGACAGGTGGGCGGCGGAACGGACCCGCGGGCTGGTCAAGCAGATGCCGGTCGCCTTGCGCAGGGACACCGAACTGGTACTGGCGAGCGCGCTCGTCATGGAGACCGAGTGGATACGTCCCTTCGCCGCCGGTTACGCCTGTCCCCGTTCGGGCCCGTGGGAAGACCGCGAGCTGGCCGGGCTGCACCGCACCACCTCGCTGCTGGACCGCGTCGGCGTGGCGGACACCCCTGCCGGACACGTGACCGACCTCAGAGTGGTGGGCACCGCCGGCATGGACGTGCACCTGCTCCTCGGTGACGAGACCATGCCCCCGGGCCAGGTACTGAAGGCAGGCGTCGGCATCCTCGCCGGGCGGCACCACGTCGTACCGGGCGGCCGACTCCCGTACGGCACGGCCGGACCCGGCGTCACCGTGCACGAGGCGCGCCACTTCCGCCCCACTCCGCCGAAGCTCCACGTCAACACCGTCGCCTTCGACATCTTCGGCGAGCACGACCTGACGAGCCACGCCGGCCTCTTCGGGCTGAGCGCGGCGACCGACCGGTCCGCGGGCCACTTCCCCGGCATCAGCGACCGGCCGACGGCGATCGGCTCCGCCAGACAGGCGGCCACCGCGGCCTTCACCGAGAAGGGCTTCAAGTCCGCAGCGGTGACCGCCATGGCGCTGATGGCAGGCAGCGCCCGGCTCCCGGAGGAGAAGTACGTGACCACCGAGGTGTACGCCACCTTCGACCGCCCCTTCGGCTTCCTGGCCGTACACCGCCTCTCAGGCCTCGTCCTCGCGGCCGGCTGGGTCACGGAGCCGCAGCCGTACCGAGAGGAGGGAATCAACGGGTGACCGGCGGTGCCGACGGCGACGGTGGACGACGACGGTGTGGGGGTTCTGCTGCTGTGCGAGTACGCAATTCGGACGCCATGGGGCGAGGCCCTCGACGAGTGACACGGGAGTGTTCCTGACGGGGGCCGACCACCGGCACTCCGGGGAGTCTCTCTCCCTGCCTCCGCCAGTGGGTCACACCTGCTTGAGCAGCGGTGGGACGGTCGGTACTTCGGAGGCGTTGTCGATGTCCTCGGCGGTCATCCTGAAGCTGTCGGGGTAGGCCTCGCGCCGGGTGCGGCGGGCGGGTTCGCTGGTGCGCCAGCAGTAGAGGCACTGCCGGCATTGCAGTACCTCCCACACTCCGGGGACGGGCGAGGCGAAGAGCTGCTCGATCGTCTCGTGGGCGCAGCGCGGGCACATCGTGATGTCGGCCATGGCGGTTGTCGTTCCTCGAGTTCCTCGGTACGGGTGACGGTGGATCAGTAGCTGGTGCCGGGTCAGCGGTTGGCGGTGAGCTGCTGGAGCTTGGTGAGCCATGCGGCGGCCTCGGGCAGGTCACGGACCTGGTTCCCGTAGTTGCCGCGCCTGTCCGGCGCGACAGGGGTGGTGGCGTCGATGACGAGCTTGTCGACGATGCCGGGGGACTGGGCCTGCGGAGCGAGTTCGAGGACGGAGAGGTTCGGGACTGTGATCAGGTCTCCGGACGGGTTCATCTTCGTGGACAGCGCCCACATCACCTGGGGCAGGTTGAACGGGTCGACGTCCTCGTCCACCACGATCACCGTGGCCGCGTACCCGAGCCCGTGCGGCAGAGTCAGGACGCGCATGCCGACCGCCTTCGCGAAGCCCCCGTACCGCTTCTTCGTCGACACGATGACGACCAGCCCGTGGGTGTACATGGCGTTGACCGCCTGCACCTCGGGGAACTCGGCCTTCAGCTGCTCGTACAGCGGCACGCAGGTGTTGGCGGCCATCAGGTAGTCGATCTCGGTCCACGGCATACCGAGGTACAGATGCTCGAAGATCGGGTTCGTGCGGTAGGAAATCTTGTCGATGCGGATCACCGTCATGTTGCGTCCGCCCGAGTAGTGGCCGGTGAACTCGCCGAACGGGCCCTCGATCTCGCGCTTGCGGCCTTCGATGACACCCTCGATGACCACCTCGGAGCCCCACGGCACCGGCAGGCCGTGCAGTGGCGATTCGGCGATCGGGGCGGGGGCGCCGCGCAGCGCGCCGGCCAGCTCGTACTCGTTCTGGTCGTACTTCATGGGCGTGGACGCGACGATGGAGATGACCGGGTCATTGCCGAGCGTGATGGCGATGGGCAGGTCCTCGCCCTGCTCCTCGGCCTTGCGCAGGTGCT includes these proteins:
- a CDS encoding DUF305 domain-containing protein — encoded protein: MNAIKRSIHRPRTRRIALVGTVAAAGLLLAACGGNDDMSGMDHGSKSPSASVTSGSNPAPGAFNDADVMFAQMMIPHHEQAVKMSQLADGRAKDAEVKDLAGEIEKAQGPEIEKMKSWLKAWGEPTSPSGGMDHSGMPGMDHGSGSSEGSGMSGMMSDKDMKELKAAKGTDFDKMFAKMMIDHHNGAIDMAKDEQKNGKNTTAKKLAGDVVKAQSTEVDQLNKILDRL
- a CDS encoding F510_1955 family glycosylhydrolase, whose product is MNMRPNKRPVALAAFAAALALTLSACSDDSADSGGDEPSATVISHIHGLGIDPADGKLHVATHQGIYTPGKDGAPQLVGDRKDDFMGFTVTKAGTFVASGHPAPGDDAPGNLGLIESTDAGKTWKDTSLSGDVDFHALDYADGTLYGYDSMSGLLRASKDGVNWEKRGTLQALDIAVAPKDTDTVLATTEQGVARSTDGGKTFRHGKAPVMAFVSWPAPDTLYGIDPSGALSLSRDEGRSWKKVSTVPGGQPQALTAVDAKHVVAATQSGVHESKDGGETFTRRLAVVSGGDH
- a CDS encoding copper-translocating P-type ATPase, translated to MILTLILLGRLLEARAEAGTGEAIRALLGLQARTARVVRDGTQEEIPVEDVVVGDELVIRPGEKVPVVAAVLSGSSPVDESMVTGEPMPVIKRAGDTVIGATVNGSGALRVRASKVGADTMLAQIIRLVRQAQASKAPIQRLADAVSGYFVPVVIAIAVAAFALWYTLGPPPALTLALVSAVAVLIIACPCALGLATPLSVMVGTGKGARAGILIRSAEALETAHKLDTVVLDKTGTVTAGTPALTDVHPVDGFGKDELLALVAAVEEMSEHPLATAIVAGARQRGLALPEADGFDSVTGKGVKATVDGRTVLVGTARLLGDAGIAPGGLAPVASGLSAQGKTPVFAAVDGTPAGVLAVADTVKEDSAAAIAALRRLGLEVVILTGDTARTAEAIARQVGVAHVLAEVLPQHKADEIRRLQREGRTVGMVGDGINDAPALAAADVGLAIGTGTDVAVEAADITLISGSLTGVVTAVRLSRATMRNIRQNLFFALAYNAVGVPVAAGALYPLWGIRLSPILAAAAMALSSLSVVTNASRLRRRRITQPPPANGADQGGGPR
- a CDS encoding SHOCT domain-containing protein — its product is MMFWYDHNVSGWGWFAMSAGMLVFWAVIITVAVLAIRALSRPHEHTHAPAAPSPEQLLAERFARGEIDEEQYQRSLATLRSGHAGGPFTKT
- a CDS encoding DUF2933 domain-containing protein → MQNKKPYGLYAIALAIFMVGALALGVPASTLAVLAIVLVCPLMMLLMMRGMHGHQDQGGSSRNVDRDRSDPLGESDRRHQRPEARRP
- a CDS encoding methyltransferase family protein yields the protein MADAAYGLWPLVVFNTLLFVVFAAGFFHPKTRRDWRAMGAYTAFLAALFTEMYGTPLTIYLLGSWLGNRFPLLEDTHAGGHLWNDLVGWTGDPHLSPFHLASYVAIGGGFWLIAASWKVLHTAARNGELATTGPYAKVRHPQYDGFLLIMTGFLLQWPTIPTLIMFPVLVGVYLRLARNEEREVARRFGEEWSAYAARTPAFWPRRLRTAPTPRHPDIPGTHIPHPPTGRR
- a CDS encoding serpin family protein yields the protein MRATHADKQVIDETVGAVNGLTTRWAETVASGTVLSAAGVWPLLAFLADGASGTARDQLAEAVGLPADRAAHTARTFLVALDELRGVDAALGLWTSRKLKARAEWLAGLPPHAHRNLTGWLRSDRKALDRWAAERTRGLVKQMPVALRRDTELVLASALVMETEWIRPFAAGYACPRSGPWEDRELAGLHRTTSLLDRVGVADTPAGHVTDLRVVGTAGMDVHLLLGDETMPPGQVLKAGVGILAGRHHVVPGGRLPYGTAGPGVTVHEARHFRPTPPKLHVNTVAFDIFGEHDLTSHAGLFGLSAATDRSAGHFPGISDRPTAIGSARQAATAAFTEKGFKSAAVTAMALMAGSARLPEEKYVTTEVYATFDRPFGFLAVHRLSGLVLAAGWVTEPQPYREEGING
- a CDS encoding non-oxidative hydroxyarylic acid decarboxylases subunit D; translated protein: MADITMCPRCAHETIEQLFASPVPGVWEVLQCRQCLYCWRTSEPARRTRREAYPDSFRMTAEDIDNASEVPTVPPLLKQV
- a CDS encoding non-oxidative hydroxyarylic acid decarboxylases subunit C gives rise to the protein MAYDDLRSFLDTLDEEGQLLRVTEEVMPEPDIAAAANAAPRLGDAAPALYFDNVKGFTDARIAMNVHGSWANHALALGLPKGTGTKEQVAEFIRRWADFPVAPEWRADPLWAENSQEGDDVDIFQVLPLIRLNDGDGGFYIDKAAVVSKDPEDPENSGKQNVGIYRIEVKGKRKLALQPVPMHDIAQHLRKAEEQGEDLPIAITLGNDPVISIVASTPMKYDQNEYELAGALRGAPAPIAESPLHGLPVPWGSEVVIEGVIEGRKREIEGPFGEFTGHYSGGRNMTVIRIDKISYRTNPIFEHLYLGMPWTEIDYLMAANTCVPLYEQLKAEFPEVQAVNAMYTHGLVVIVSTKKRYGGFAKAVGMRVLTLPHGLGYAATVIVVDEDVDPFNLPQVMWALSTKMNPSGDLITVPNLSVLELAPQAQSPGIVDKLVIDATTPVAPDRRGNYGNQVRDLPEAAAWLTKLQQLTANR